A window of the Acidobacteriota bacterium genome harbors these coding sequences:
- a CDS encoding vitamin B12-dependent ribonucleotide reductase: MLLNAKTGSPATAAATGASEETRLLHFDRVYTQPGVHPFDQVQWEKRDASITNEKGEVIFEQPDVEVPESWSMLATNVVVSKYFRRSTNGRGREKSVRQLIGRVVDAIHRWGQEGGYFATREDADTFKAELTHLLVDQKAAFNSPVWFNCGIEPKPQCSACFINSVEDRMEAILDLAKTEGMLFKWGSGTGTNLSPIRSSKELLSGGGEASGPVSFMKGYDAFAGVIKSGGKTRRAAKMVILNAEHPDIVEFIKCKEEEEKKAWALISAGYDPSFNGPAYSSVFFQNSNNSVRVTDEFMQAAVEDREWSTRAVTTGEIVENHRARNLLQMMAESAHVCGDPGIQFDTTVNDWHTCAGTDRINASNPCSEYMFLDDTACNLASLNLMKFRNGDGRLDVERFKHAVGVMITAQEIIVDNASYPTPAIAENSHHFRPLGLGYANLGALLMSSGLPYDSDAGRAYAGAVTALMHGEAYHTSARIAHDLGPFAEFPLNREPMLRVIRKHRAAASNLPASALPQDLYQAVQDCWSDALSEGERHGYKNSQVTVLAPTGTIGFMMDCDTTGVEPDIALVKYKKLVGGGLLKIVNQTVPEALTRLGYGKEETNEIIKYIDENETIEGAPFLKETDLPVFDCAFKPMNGARSIHYSGHLKMMGAVQPFLSGAISKTVNMPEEASVDQIQEAYVEAWRLGLKALAIYRDGSKRSQPLNTSLKEEGENGSARPARLRLPDERQAITHKFSVAGHDGYLTVGMYDDGTPGEIFVVMAKQGSVVSGLMDTVATSISMALQYGVPLRVLVDKFSHSRFEPAGFTNNPQIPIAKSIVDYIFRWLGQKFLTVEDQPQPEKAAPVTSTQMEHMEKQVFQTQADAPPCPECGSIMVRNGACYKCLNCGATSGCS, encoded by the coding sequence ATGCTACTGAACGCAAAGACGGGAAGCCCGGCTACGGCCGCAGCCACCGGTGCGTCGGAAGAAACCAGACTCCTGCATTTCGACCGGGTTTACACCCAGCCCGGGGTGCATCCCTTCGATCAGGTTCAGTGGGAGAAGCGCGATGCAAGCATCACCAATGAAAAGGGAGAGGTGATCTTCGAGCAGCCTGATGTGGAAGTGCCCGAAAGCTGGTCCATGCTGGCGACCAACGTGGTGGTGTCCAAATACTTCAGGCGATCCACCAATGGCAGGGGCCGCGAGAAGAGTGTGCGCCAGCTCATTGGAAGAGTGGTGGACGCTATTCACCGATGGGGACAGGAGGGGGGCTATTTCGCCACACGCGAAGACGCCGACACCTTCAAGGCAGAGCTCACCCACCTTCTGGTCGACCAAAAGGCGGCATTCAACAGCCCCGTCTGGTTCAATTGCGGCATCGAGCCCAAGCCCCAATGCTCGGCATGTTTCATCAACTCGGTGGAAGACCGCATGGAAGCCATTCTGGATCTGGCCAAGACGGAAGGCATGCTTTTCAAGTGGGGAAGCGGCACCGGCACCAATCTCTCCCCGATTCGTTCCTCGAAGGAGTTGCTTTCCGGTGGGGGGGAGGCGTCCGGCCCGGTCTCCTTCATGAAGGGCTACGATGCCTTCGCCGGCGTCATCAAGTCGGGTGGCAAGACGCGCCGGGCGGCCAAAATGGTCATCCTGAACGCCGAGCATCCCGACATCGTGGAATTCATCAAGTGCAAGGAGGAGGAGGAAAAGAAAGCGTGGGCGCTGATCTCGGCGGGATACGATCCTTCCTTCAACGGCCCTGCCTATAGTTCGGTCTTCTTCCAGAATTCAAACAACAGCGTTCGGGTCACCGACGAGTTCATGCAGGCAGCCGTCGAAGACCGCGAATGGAGCACACGAGCGGTGACCACCGGTGAGATTGTGGAAAATCACCGTGCCCGAAATCTGCTTCAAATGATGGCGGAGTCCGCCCACGTTTGCGGCGACCCCGGCATCCAGTTCGACACCACGGTCAACGACTGGCATACCTGCGCCGGCACCGATCGCATCAATGCCTCCAACCCCTGCAGCGAATATATGTTCCTGGATGACACTGCCTGCAACCTGGCGTCGCTGAATCTGATGAAATTCAGAAATGGAGACGGTCGCCTGGATGTCGAGCGGTTCAAACACGCGGTGGGTGTGATGATCACGGCCCAGGAGATCATCGTCGACAACGCCAGCTATCCCACCCCCGCCATTGCCGAAAACAGCCACCACTTCAGGCCGCTGGGACTGGGCTATGCCAACCTGGGAGCCCTGCTCATGTCCTCCGGGCTTCCCTACGACAGCGATGCCGGCCGCGCCTATGCCGGCGCCGTCACGGCCCTCATGCACGGAGAGGCCTACCACACCTCCGCCAGGATTGCCCATGATCTGGGCCCCTTCGCCGAGTTCCCGCTGAATCGCGAGCCGATGTTGAGGGTAATTCGCAAACACCGCGCTGCCGCCTCCAATCTGCCCGCTTCCGCTCTGCCCCAGGATCTCTACCAGGCCGTCCAGGACTGTTGGAGCGATGCTCTTTCCGAGGGAGAGCGGCACGGCTACAAGAATTCCCAGGTGACGGTGCTGGCGCCGACCGGAACCATCGGATTCATGATGGATTGCGACACCACCGGAGTGGAGCCCGACATCGCCCTGGTGAAGTACAAGAAACTCGTCGGCGGCGGCCTGCTCAAGATCGTCAATCAGACCGTTCCGGAGGCATTGACGCGGTTGGGATACGGCAAGGAAGAAACCAACGAAATCATCAAGTACATCGACGAAAACGAAACCATCGAAGGGGCTCCCTTTCTGAAGGAGACGGACCTGCCGGTCTTCGACTGTGCTTTCAAACCCATGAACGGAGCTCGTTCCATTCACTACTCGGGTCACTTGAAGATGATGGGGGCCGTGCAACCCTTTCTCTCGGGCGCCATTTCAAAGACCGTCAACATGCCCGAGGAAGCCTCGGTGGATCAAATTCAGGAAGCCTACGTTGAAGCCTGGCGACTGGGTCTCAAGGCTCTGGCCATCTACCGGGACGGATCCAAGCGGTCACAGCCGCTGAATACGAGTCTCAAGGAGGAAGGAGAGAATGGGTCGGCCCGACCGGCTCGGCTCCGACTCCCCGACGAGCGCCAGGCCATCACCCATAAGTTCAGTGTCGCCGGCCACGACGGGTACCTGACGGTGGGAATGTACGACGACGGCACCCCCGGAGAGATCTTTGTGGTCATGGCCAAACAGGGTTCCGTGGTTTCCGGGCTCATGGACACGGTAGCCACATCCATTTCCATGGCCCTGCAGTACGGGGTGCCGTTGAGAGTCCTGGTCGACAAGTTCAGCCACAGCCGGTTCGAACCCGCGGGGTTCACCAACAATCCTCAGATCCCCATTGCCAAGTCCATCGTGGACTACATCTTCCGCTGGCTCGGCCAGAAATTCCTGACCGTCGAGGATCAACCCCAACCGGAGAAGGCGGCTCCCGTGACCAGCACGCAGATGGAACATATGGAAAAGCAGGTCTTTCAAACCCAGGCAGATGCCCCGCCCTGCCCCGAATGCGGCTCCATCATGGTGCGCAACGGCGCCTGTTACAAGTGCCTCAACTGCGGCGCCACCAGCGGCTGCAGTTGA